Within Primulina tabacum isolate GXHZ01 chromosome 5, ASM2559414v2, whole genome shotgun sequence, the genomic segment AGTTGGAAAGCTAAAAttcaaacaaaaaaagaaaaggaaaagaataATAGTAGATGTTACGTGTTCATGTACAAAGAATACAATCGTTCCTTGGAAATAAACTTGAAAATGGCAATTTCATTCATTTATATGCATGAAATAGAGAAACAATTATGGAACTGAAGATTACAAATGATATAGAGGGGGAAATAGTTTCTTTAACTGTATAAATTGATGGCAAGAGATTCATACCTAGTGTACAGGGAACCAGATAAAGGAGAGCAGGCTGACCGTGCCCATCCATCAAATATAAGCCTAAGTAGGTAAAGAACAGGCCTGCAGCAAAGCATCTTCAATATCACTTATTATTTAGTTCAAGCTCATTTATTGAGAGAAACTTGATAGGAAAATCTCATAGTTCTTCCACAAAGATAACTCAGATCTTTCATGCAGTAATGGAACATGGCAAAAAAATCAAATGCAGTAATAGAACATGGTAAAAAAATCAAATGCCTGTAATGTTGAATGATAACAAAATAACTAGCAAGAATCATGGGACGGCGGAGTATTATCTACCACTTTTGGATAGCAAGGAAAAAAAGACTTTTTATGCTGAAATCCCTTGATTAAGTACTTGTTTGTAAAATTAAACTCATGCTTTTAATTGCATGTATTTATTGTATCCCCCACTCTAACTAAGTCGCGAGCTTTTGGTTTTCCTAGATATGCCCAACATATTTGTGTAGTTCTTAATCAATAAATAATTTACCGATGGGAAACTGAATTTAAAGAGGTGATGAAACCAGAAAGGTATAGTTTCGGATCCAAGCAGCACAAGCCCAAATGTTCCATACATTAGAATATAACAATACACAAAATCCAGCAAATACACTCACCAGCTCCATAACCAATTGTCAACCACAAGAAGTATCCATTCAATGAACTCTTCTTATAGGCTTTGTCAAATCTGCAACAAAACAATTTTTTCCAGTCAAATAATACAGTGGATTACCtaaaaattcagatttttcaattaaaacattttaactAACATGTAAGTATACTTAAATGAGGGCATGTACTTGTACAAAGACAGATATACAGAACCAAAGGTTTGTGAAAAAGCATTCAcaaattttcatccaaaaaaagGCGAAATACAGCATCTTTATTGATGAGGTGCAATTTATTCAAATTGCCCAAAAAATGCATTAAAACTAATGATTATTCATCCAAAGCAATTCACAAAAATTTGTAGAGTAAATCATCATATTTATCGCCATCAACCACGATGTCGTACGGGTACCTATGAGCAAAGGAAACTAGTAAACCCGGGAAGAGAATGTCCCCAAAACCTATCATGTTGTAACCACCCCAAGGATCAGCTAGTCGAGGAATCCTCAAAAGCATGGGGATTGATTCTCCACCGGCTTTATCACCTCGAGCAAcctaaattatttgaaaaaaaatatttcaagtcgATATAAAGTAATTCACAAGGATTGCAATAACAATGCAAGTATCATGTGCTCCAAATTCTAATTAACCATTAAATTCAGCCAATTCAATACCAcagattaaaaaaattcaaattgttGGCAGACAACAAAACGTGCAGAAAGAATCCATAAAAGCACGCGTCACTACTCACTTTCCTGATATAGGAACTCCATAAAACATTCAACATAGAAGAATATTAAGAGTTAATGCAAAGACAACAAATCTACAAAAGGTGGCACAATGAAAACATATGATTTAGCATAGAGAAAATCTAACATACATTTCGATGATTAGTTAGCTTTTTATCCAGTTGAGCTTGGATATTCTGAAGCTTATCTCACTTTATTGGCACTGAACAGCATATCATTAACTTATTCAAACTCCTGCACTAATAGTAGCATCAAATACACTCATACATCCTGTGATATAGGTAAAACTTTTCAGCAGACATCCAACATTTTGAGCAAGACTTGAAAGTTGAGTCGGACATTAGTTCTAGACCAATTTTACCCACAACTGTGAGATCTTTTAGATTTCTTAATGGTCAAAGCTATAGACACAAAAAACTCTCAACCTTTATTTATAAATGACAAAGGTCCCTTGCACAGTTAAAGTGGACAGAAGACATGGACTGACGCACTCCAGTGTCTGAAACATCTTAAAATGGAGAGTAAAACATGAAGAAGATTGATAGGAAGATACCCAGAGGTTGTTTAATGCATACATTCTATATGGCCACATTTGCTTGTAATTTTTCAAGAATTATTGGCAAAAGTAGCTATCTGAGCTTGCTTCAGAGTCATTTTTCACACAATATCCACAAGACATCAAGTAACACTGAGAAAGAAAAGggctgatgcttcacatataGATTGGTCTTTTAATCACTTCGAAAGATAATATATGACACAACAGATATTTCCAAATGCTTTTTTACTTGTATTTTTCCCTGTTGCTCGAAGATATTTCATATAAATGAAAACACTTGGGGTACTTGTATCAGAAGACAAACGAATTCTAGTCCACAAAACAACTATATAAAGGAAAAGTAGTGAAAAGTTGAAAGCATATCGCATCTACCTAAGGATGTTGTTTAAGAATGAGCCCATAGCATCCAAAATCGAGTTTACCCGTGGAAAGTAGCAGACCATATAGCAACCATGTTCACAATTGATAAGCTAATCGCATAAAATTAAAGAGAGAAATGACAAATAAATACAAACTTACTGCAATCATAACGCTGTCATGGAATATAAGAGGAGACAAGAAAACCCAAAAGATGTCATATATGAAAGCACAGCACAAAAGTACCGTGGCAACCTAGAAGACAACAAAAAATTATGAGTTGATGAATATGGAGCCAATAGTGTGATTACAAAGCACGGATTTTCTACATGCCTTTATATTTGGTAATTGAGCCAACTGCAAAACAGTTATCATCATACAAATAccctgaaatcaagaaaatattaaatatttggcAATGTTATTTCATGAGCAACAATCAACAGCTTTTCAAGGATTGATTAagaaatattgagagaaattGTCAATGGCAACATAAATGCAAATTAAATAACAGTACCAGAGGGCCAAATGGAAAAACACTAAAACAGCTATCAAATAATCCAAAACTCACAAATATATTACTGTGTTAATCCAGACATCTTTCATAAACATCATAAGCCATAATGGAGAGACAGCTATAGTGAAATAGAGAAACAGGTGCAGTGCATATAGGTGAAATGAAACCCAGGAAGCCTGATTTTAAATGCAAAGACAAGTACAAAAACACATTGCTTCCACCGTTGATATTTTGCATTCAATCAATAATAAATCAAGTGTTAATGGTAGATATAATCTAAATTTAgcacttaaaattttttaagATAAATTTCAAAAAACTTTGAAGACTAGAAATGTAAGCCAATAATGATTTCACAAATAAAGTCAATACTTCATACCGAATTAAAATCTTGTTTATATTTGGTCCAACTAACTCATCTTCAGATCAACATTTCCCATTCCTATCTCTTACTAAAAATAAATCCGGACGTCAAAGCAAACTCGCTGCAATTTATAAGATCTTTTGATTTGCAATGGTAAACTATCCATGCAAATATTGCAAGTGGCCAGTGGGCTTCTGATGAAATGAAAGGGCATGTGTGAATTAAAAGCACTTGGAGATTCACGTTCAGAGACCACAGGAGAATCTACCAAACCCAGTTTGATGCTAAGCTAATATAAATAAGTCACTTGCTAAAATTTTCCAGTTTGCAGAAGGGCTAAACCAGAATATACACATTTGTTTTACAATATGCAGGATTGAATCATACCAGCAGAACCAAGTAGCCAACATGTCAAATCAGCACAGCAGGTAGGAATAATTCAACTGAACAAATACATTCAGGAACAGGGTAAACATGAAAGAAACAGGTGACAGCTTACAAGAACATCTTGGCCAAACCAAGAGTATGACGCCTTCCTATTTGCAGCCCACACAATGGCAAATAGCAGACAGAATGTCAACACAGCTAAAGAGAAAACGGAAACCTCCCCTACAAGGGGCAGATTCAATGTCTTTTGTCCAAGACTTTTGCGTTTGCTGCTCAAATAACAACACAGAAGAGACATATATACAAGAACACAAGGGACTCAGTAATAATAAAAACTTTTAAGTTTACCAAACAAAATCAAATCATACCTCATCGCCAATGATACAATACAATTATGCATTCCCTGATTACAAAAAGTATTCAATAATCACGACGAAGCAGGAGTAACCATAATAGCTTATAGATATGAACAAAATTTTAATGGGAGGTGTTATACAGCATCTTCGTAAGGATGTAAAAGCTGATACAAGTCTTGAGTTCATCACATTATAATGCAAATGCACTGAATAGTCAGTCCAATAAGTATTTGTTCAAGTCACAAAATTTAGATCTAGTCACAGCAAACGTGAAGTCCCAAACATATAAAGAGGCAACATAACATCATTCTCTGACATAACACCTTGGATGCagttttttgggtttttttatCCCCAAGAAAAAAAAAGCATGGAATTATTGAATACACTAAGATCTGTACCAATCAGATATTGAATCTATGTCTCACTTAACAAGAAATTTCACAGCATGTGTGACCAGCACTCATAGGTCAATAAAGAATATAAGTCCCACATGCCTACTGCAGAAATCAAGCAGCCTTGTTTATTATTCATATAAGTTGATTCACTCATTCTGTCATTCATCTCATCACCTATGCTGCTCCATCACAATAACTTATGGTTTTCCATTATTCTTAGTATTTCTACACATAGTACCTCTTTTGTCTTGGGCAgatgacaaattttattaatcACCAAAAGTTCCTTGTAAAGAAAATCGCTAAATATCCGGTGGCTAGTGCATATAAATTAGCACATTTCATAGCATCAAGaatattgatgattttttttaaaaaaaattaaaaacaaatatatctACCAAAATATAACATGAactaaatgtttatgtttttataataaaccACGGACCAGCCCTGTAGTTTAGTAGTACCCGCTGATCCAGTATGAACACgttcttcaaaatatttttaaaaaaaattaggtgTTTTCCtaaaaataacttttttaaaaaaatagatgaaTGAGCCGTGGAtcagaattttttttctatacAGGAATGCAAAGCACCAATGAATTTTACAGGCAGCCAATtctaaaaaaaaacttaaaagaaTTAGAGTCGTGGACTGAGGCTCctcaaaagaatatttattataaattcagTGCTTTGGATTTCACGAGGTCCGCGGCTTTATATTAACGTGTTTTAGGAGCCTAGGACTCGGTCTGCAGCTCCTCCAAGTCTTCGCTtcctctaatttttttaaaataaaaaatttaattaactatGAACTAGTCTGATTACAACTTAAAACCCGGTGTATgataaaaacataaatttcttgtttatgttatattttaataaatatatttagttTTACAAtagttttgtaaaaaaaaataaaacgcCGCATACTGATGTATAATTGAGGGTCCAAAATAACGAGCTACGAGGGAGTTTATGAAACCATACATTACAAGCCAAGACTTATGTTCCAAAACAGAAAATAACATAATAGATCCATATGGAAAGTTTGCTTAATGTAATGACCCGAATCCTTATTTGAATGAAGTACTAATTAAGACATTATTGAAGatatattaattaagcattattaAAGAATTGATTAATTTATTATCAACATGTTGGGATCCACTGAATTAAGGAATTTATTAATTGATTACCAACATGTTGGGATCCACTGAATTTAATATGGACCACCCAATCTACTTCATATTATATTATCCAAAAAATCCAACTAGATAAATGAGATTATGACAAGCGTAGGGATGGCAATGGGACGGGACGGGACGGGACGGGACGGGGTGGGGGCGGGTTTGCCATCTCCATCCCCGTCCCCGAATTTCATCCCCACCCCCATACCCGCCCCGATCCCCGCTTTTTCGGGTTCGAGGAATCCCCACGCCCGAAACTTCGGGGATCAACTTCTCATCCCCGCCCCCATCCCcatttgaaaaatattaatacAGTAAGATGATGATGGATTCGaaaattttctcaaaccaaaacttattattattagtgataatattaatatcaatattaataataataatattattaatattttataaaataatattattattatattaataatactattattttattattgatattattttcggagCGGGTTCGGGGATGGGGATAGTAATCTCATACCCGCCCCGAACTACGtcggggatttaaaaaaatccacgaacccgaacccgaaaaaatcggggATCCCCATCCCCGTTTCGGGTTTTTCCCGCGGGGCTCCAAACCCGTGGGGAAAGTTGTCATCCCTAGACAAGTGGCAGATAATATTGAGTTCGGATCTTCTGAACTAGCCCGGATgcagcctataaatagaagatttcatttgtttcctacATCGTTTTCTCTCAGTTTCTCTCTCTCGAGTTCTAGCAATATGCCTTAGGTTTTTAGCTAGTTTCTAAGACAGTTTAGTGTCGGGAAGCTTCAAAACTAGTGTCGACTCGAAGGGTTCGATGAACTGAGACACACAGATCGAGACGTCATCAACGGGCTGACGACAGACGCAGATATAATTATAAAGCTTTAAATAGTGATTTAAGGATCATTATGAAGAACTTTGAAGCATGTTTATTGATTCTGGATCTGACATGATATTGATTTCACTATGTTGATATTGTCTCGGTTCACACGAGTAGAATTTCTGTCAGATTGTTTTAGCAAAGGACGTGATGTACTGACTGAGATATCCAAGTGTAGTATACACACTTATATGATGCATATTTATTTGTTGCATAATACATGTTTTACTGTTTTGAcatattatgcatgacataTCACTTTGGGCTAgatatcttttgagatataTCTCGTTTGTTTGGGTCGTTCAACCATGTTCTATATCGTGGACGGTTGGGTATCGAGAACTACAATGTCCGATGGGACCCGCGGATTTTAATGACCCTGGACATTGTAGGTCGCGTCCTATGATGAGTGTAAGAGCCAAAACATGCCTATGACAGATCGGATAATACACACTCAGACGCCTTTAGACTGAGCATGAGATTCCTGACTTGATCTTTGATATCCGAGCATATTGTATTTTGCATGTATCATATTGGTTCGTATACTCGCACATTCTCGCATTGGGTAATTGTCGTTCACATCCTTGTTCTCATCTTGGACACCCCATTTCACTGACCCAGGTCTTAGGTTGGACGGTTTGGATGGTCATGACAGTGGCTAAAGCAATTGGGTTTTTGGTGGTTATCAAGTGGAAGTTCTATTTGGTTTCTCGTATTCTCGTGCAGAATTATGATTTCGATTTAATTGTATTAATGATTAAGACCGGAATTATTGTTTTGTTTTCGTTTGAGTTGTAAAAGTACTTGAGTTATTGTTTACGTTGTTTAATTGTTGTTATTAAGTTTTAATCATGCATGCTTATTAGTTTTTTCAGTAGTGAGATGCTACACTTCAAGTTATATGTTGTTTCCAATGAAGATGAACTTTTCATCAAATATCAAACTCAATCCATCACAGCACCTTCCCCAATCATGCAATCCCAATCTCTGTAAAAAACAGTGGTCCCAAGAAATATAAATAGTTTTCACAGGTCAGACGAAAACTGCACTCTTAATTTCTTGCATCCAAACCTGTGAAGAATGTAATATCAGCAAGGTTGTTCTACATGGGTGGTATAAAGATATAAGCCCATGCATGAACCACTTGCCCTATATTCAGCACTAGTAAAAAATGGTTtccgtttaattattttattgtttaactTATTTTATTAGCTAATTCACCGCAGCCAAAGGATGACGCTCCACATTGAAACATGGAGCTTTGGTCGCTAAAGCTACAGCCCTGTTATGTAGCAAATTATAAAGGCTCATTGTCATTCTGCACTAAAGAATAAGCTGCAGTTCACAAATCCAGTATTAGTGAAAATAGGCTTTTAATTTAACTTCTTTTATTTCATCGCAGCCAAAGAATGATGCAATCACATCGAAAAATGTAGCTTTCGTCACTAAAACTACAGCCCTGTCATGTAGCAATTATAAACACTCATTATAGTCATTCTGCACCAAAGAATAAGCTGCAGCCTTTATTCagtattattgaaaataaggtTTTAATTTGACTTCTTTTATTCTCTACTTCATTACAGCCAAAGAATGATGCACCACATTGAAACATGTAGCTTTtgtcacaaaaaaaaaagacagcCTGTTATGTAGCAAAATTATAAATGCTCATTACATTCATTCTGCACTAAAGAATAAGTAAAATTATAAAGGCTCGTATCATTACAGTCGTTCTGCACTAAAGAAtaaacatacatacatataacaATCTGATGATGATGGTGATGTAAGAGAATAATGTTACCTGTCTCTCTAAGTTAATAGGCTACATCCTAATACAGTATTTTTGTCAATCCCATAATAGTCGGATGACAAAAACTTTTGCGTAACATTGTTATCAGTTCTCACTATTTTCTTCAATAATCTAATCAGTATATTATAATAGATTGAATATTCACTTATTCCATTCATTGTAGTTAATTTAACTGTGTTTTTCAAGTTAGTTTCATGGTATGCACAGAGGTTTACAGTTTGCCAGCCTCCATCAGGATCACCAAAATCATGATAGTTCATGTTTGTAATTTGCGCGACTATAGATCGCCGTAATATATAATCTGTATAATCTATATATCAAGAAGTAAATGGCAAACATGTAATTGAAGTTAATATCTACCTCGATACCTCCAATGCAGAAGAGAACAATTAGCAGCCACACAAACCAGGATGACATAAACAGGTAAAGCAGGACCAGGAAAGTCGACGCCGTTATAACAAAAATTACAGCACTTTTTGCAGTAAGTTGGAGGATTTCCTTGTCTTCCTCATCGATGGCTGCTGTAGCATTAGACCCCTAACATGAAAAAAGAGACTTTATGCATCCCGTGTTCACCATAGGAAAACAGATGAAGCTTCGACTTTCAGAGAAAAAAtacaaattgaagaaaaaaagaaCTCTTGTACTTAATGCACAACATAAGTAACTAGAAGCCAACAACTTTATCATGTGATAACTCGGTAAATTTTTAATAACAGCAGAAACTCTGATAGGAAACTTTATTCTCACGTTCTATTTAAGTCTTATTCTGTTTCATCCTAGTCACCGAGTTCAGGAACCAAGGGATCAATTTAAGAAGTAATAAGAGAGAGTTACATAATACAATacaaaaatcacaatctgatttAAACTATATCAGATCCCAATAGCTTAAATCAACATAAGAATAAATAGTTAGCTCACAAAGGCTGTGATACGACTGGCTAATTGGTTAAGGAACGAAAGAAAGTAATATCAGCACCAAGAATCACTACTACAGATATACTTATTGTACAACATACACATACCTGAAACGTATCTCTTGTAAATGATTTATCACATATAAAGAAGtgaaacataaaatcagagtcgATGGTGATAAATTAAATCGCCATTCAACAGATCTTTTTAATATTCACAAATTGACTTGATATATTGTTAGTAAGAACGCCAGTCATAATGCCCAATCGCATGCTTCATGACGCTATTCAAGAaacaacatatattttttttgtaaataacATGTCTATCCAGAAAGAGTAAAGATCTGTATTCAAGAACATAAAGAAAATTTGATTAGTTCATGTAACCTTGGGCGACAATTCATTGTAGCGCTCATCACTTTGCTCTGTCCCAGTGAATTCTGACCAAAGTGATGCAGTAACTATTGTCCCAACAGCCATCAGCCATAAGAATATCACTGAGTAGTCTAAAATTGGACGATTTGGAGAATATAACAAAAGTTCCACTgcatttgaaaacataaaatttagCACTTCAGATTCCTCAGCAAATAAATATCTTGGAATGAGATCCACGGATACCATGATATTACAAGAGCACCAtgcaaaatattaataaatatgaCAAAATCAAGGTATCGGACTAAGGCAAACATGATTGAAAGGTAGCTTTATGTCATTTTCCCGACAATATTGAAGATATCCATCAAGGAATGGCTTCTGCTGTTGCTAATACGATTGAGTTCAGTCCATGTTCATGGCCATGCTCCGGTAATAAGACATCCTCACATGTTTGTTTTGAACTTTTTATTCCTagatttattgttttggcaGGTAAGGTGGATTGTCAAAAAGTTCAACCTATTCAGCAActattattatttgttttcaaaaaaaaaacaagaaacgaTGCATAAGAGCACCTTCGATAGAGTTGCCTACatgatatttaaattaaatcaaaagtcTCAGAGAATTGATAGTATACGCACATCTAAATTGCAAGATTTCAAATAATTCCCAATACCAAATCATTTTGAATCAACAGAAAACTGAAactaaaaaaatgaataaatgcaTCGATAACTGCATGTAATCTGGTATAATTAAGCGAAATAGATAAAGCATTTTTTGTTCGTGAAAATGGGATTACCTCTCATTCCTTCCACTAGGGAATTGTTTAATTCCGCTCCTTCTGATTTAGTAATTGCAACTACTGGAATTGTAATGTTTGAAGTGGTGTCATTTGCAGCACAACTCATCTCCAAAAGATCTATGGAAGTTCAGGAAGGATGCATCATTAAGGGCAAAAAAGAATGAACGAAGCCAAGATTGGCAGAAACTAACTACAAGCTCTATGAATTtgcataataaataataaaagctACCTTCACTGTCATTTATCACCACCAATCCAGCGGCCCCACCCACTTGTGCAATGTTAGCCTTAGTCGTAAAACCGCAATCACCACGTAGTGCCAATACAATAGATCCTGATAACTACAAGGAAATATCAGACGCTCTTTGTGTGATGATTGGTGACTGGTTTGACAAAGAATTCGTATTCAAAGTAGCTATAAATGCAAAGACTCCTGCATCCAAGAACAAAATGAATGCTTCTTGACACTTAACTATGCCTAATTGATTTTACAATGACCACAACATAGTAAAGATGGAAATGACAAATCCTTCAAAAATCTTGAGCACCAGTTATGGGGACATAGGAATGAAGGGAGGAAATTACCGTTAAGGAGTGAGAATTACATTAATGAACCAAAAAACAGAAAACATAACAAATTATATAAAGAATCGTGTATTGATGTGTTACTCAGATGGTTTACTGGTTTTAATTATCCTGATTTCCTGTTGACAGTTCAATATTAGTTCATTACAGGGATTAAACATACAGCGAATGCTAGGATTTTCAGATGTAGGCCTCTTGCATTAAAAAAATGTATGAGACcttgttttttttcttgaattttcaaTAAGCTACCTCCTTTATGACAATATCCGGTACAGCCTCGaggaattttaaaacataaaagtcgAAAACCACCAGCTACAGATCATTATCAGCAGTATTAGAAATCAAAGAAATGAAGAGATTTGAATTTCAGGTACATGTATAACATCGGGGACACCAACAATTCAAAAATGATGTTA encodes:
- the LOC142547572 gene encoding signal peptide peptidase-like 2; protein product: MGASSHKLSLGVLFLSRLCILLLFLLSNATGDDVSRAAPRGAPASCGNDFRLVKVNRWVNGVEKDPISGITAAFGSILPTDTEQGHRLPAMFSIPLNSCSSSSAKLSGSIVLALRGDCGFTTKANIAQVGGAAGLVVINDSEDLLEMSCAANDTTSNITIPVVAITKSEGAELNNSLVEGMRVELLLYSPNRPILDYSVIFLWLMAVGTIVTASLWSEFTGTEQSDERYNELSPKGSNATAAIDEEDKEILQLTAKSAVIFVITASTFLVLLYLFMSSWFVWLLIVLFCIGGIEGMHNCIVSLAMSKRKSLGQKTLNLPLVGEVSVFSLAVLTFCLLFAIVWAANRKASYSWFGQDVLGICMMITVLQLAQLPNIKVATVLLCCAFIYDIFWVFLSPLIFHDSVMIAVARGDKAGGESIPMLLRIPRLADPWGGYNMIGFGDILFPGLLVSFAHRFDKAYKKSSLNGYFLWLTIGYGAGLFFTYLGLYLMDGHGQPALLYLVPCTLGTCVLLGLVRKELKQLWSHGIVSTESTSTSGEA